In Salinirussus salinus, the following proteins share a genomic window:
- the mre11 gene encoding DNA double-strand break repair protein Mre11, whose amino-acid sequence MTRVIHTGDTHLGYQQYHLPQRREDFLDAFRRVAADAVEEEVDAVVHAGDLFHDRRPTLPDIMGALSVLRELDGADIPFLAVVGNHESKRDAQWLDLFESLGLATRLGDEPVTVGDVAVYGLDFVARAEREDLDYDFSSHGCDYAALVSHGLFQPFEHGDWDIREVLAGSPVRFDAALLGDDHTPQTRRIEDPHDAWLTYCGSTERASADERENRGYNLVVFEDDPPDSPADGVDIRRRALDTRDFVFVDVELGPGEGVERVRERVTQEELTDAVVVVSIAGEGEPVTPATVEEAAAEAGALTTRVTDHRELADERDVEVSFADPDEAVRERVRELGLSPAAREVDETVRASKVADSNVASEVERRVRELVEDDETGAFRPAEGGEAEDAEDAQGENSAGSEGAEADAEVVDPGRAEAEPGEEGTDSQVTMEDYL is encoded by the coding sequence ATGACGCGGGTGATACACACCGGGGACACCCATCTCGGCTACCAGCAGTACCACCTCCCCCAGCGGCGGGAGGACTTTCTCGACGCCTTCCGGCGGGTGGCTGCCGACGCCGTCGAGGAGGAGGTCGATGCGGTCGTCCACGCCGGCGACCTCTTCCACGACCGGCGCCCGACCCTGCCCGACATCATGGGCGCGCTGTCGGTGCTCCGGGAACTGGACGGCGCCGACATTCCATTTCTCGCCGTCGTGGGCAACCACGAATCCAAGCGGGACGCCCAGTGGCTCGACCTCTTCGAGTCGCTGGGGCTGGCGACCCGGCTCGGCGACGAGCCCGTGACGGTCGGGGACGTCGCCGTCTACGGGCTGGACTTCGTGGCCCGCGCCGAGCGCGAGGACCTCGACTACGACTTTTCGTCCCACGGCTGCGACTACGCCGCCCTGGTCTCCCACGGCCTCTTCCAGCCCTTCGAGCACGGCGACTGGGACATCCGGGAGGTGCTCGCCGGCTCGCCGGTCAGGTTCGACGCCGCACTGCTCGGTGACGACCACACGCCCCAGACCAGACGCATCGAGGACCCACACGACGCGTGGCTGACCTACTGTGGGTCGACCGAGCGCGCGAGCGCGGACGAGCGGGAGAACCGCGGCTACAACCTCGTCGTCTTCGAGGACGACCCCCCGGACTCCCCTGCCGACGGGGTCGACATCCGCCGGCGGGCACTCGACACCCGCGACTTCGTCTTCGTCGACGTCGAACTCGGGCCCGGCGAGGGGGTCGAGCGGGTCCGCGAGCGGGTCACCCAGGAGGAGCTGACCGACGCGGTGGTCGTGGTCTCGATAGCGGGGGAGGGAGAGCCGGTCACGCCCGCGACTGTCGAGGAGGCCGCAGCCGAGGCCGGCGCGCTCACGACACGGGTGACCGACCACCGGGAGCTCGCCGACGAGCGCGACGTCGAGGTGAGTTTCGCCGACCCCGACGAGGCGGTCCGCGAGCGCGTCCGGGAACTCGGGCTGAGCCCGGCCGCCCGCGAGGTCGACGAGACCGTCCGGGCGAGCAAGGTCGCCGACTCCAACGTCGCAAGCGAGGTCGAGCGCCGCGTTCGCGAGCTGGTCGAGGACGACGAGACCGGCGCCTTCCGGCCCGCCGAGGGCGGGGAAGCGGAGGATGCCGAAGACGCGCAAGGGGAGAACTCGGCGGGGAGTGAGGGAGCCGAGGCCGACGCCGAGGTCGTGGATCCGGGACGCGCGGAGGCGGAGCCCGGAGAGGAAGGGACTGACAGCCAGGTCACCATGGAGGACTACCTGTGA